From Methylophaga thalassica:
AATGGTCGTTTATTAAAAATTACACCTCAGGGTCACAGTGAAACCTTGATTGAGTTTAATCAGGGTAGTGCTGATCACACCGTGATGCCAGAGAAAGACCTCGTTATTGTTCCGATGATGATGGATAACGTCATCACCGCATTCCGGATAAATCGTTAAATGTCATTTGAAGATCTCTTACTAGAAGACAGCCTGTTAAGTGCAATTTCTGCTCAAGGCTATACTGAACCCACCCCAATACAAACAGAAACTATACCGCTTATTCTGGCAGGTCAGGATGTACTGGCCTGTGCAGCGACAGGTACAGGAAAAACAGCGGCCTTTGTGCTGCCTTTATTGCAAAAACTGTGGGATAGAAAGCAGCGTTCGCATGAACCTGTTGCCTTAATTCTGGCGCCGACACGTGAGCTGGCATTTCAGATCCAGCACGTGATAAAAACATTTAGTAAACAAGATCCTATTGATATTGCGATGATTACCGGCGGTCAGGCGCCCGCAGCACAACAAAAGTTTTTGGATGAAGGTTGTGATGTCATTATCGCCACACCTGGTCGTCTATTAAATTTAGTTGAACAAGATCAGGCCGATTTATCACTGATTGAATTTGTGGTGATTGATGAAGCTGATCGTATGCTGGATATGGGACAAGGTCCGGATGTAGCGACACTGTTAGCCTCCATTACAACCGCTTTTCAAACCTGTTTATTTTCCGCCACCCTGGCTGGTGCCGGTGTTGAGATTTTTGCTAATACCTTATTGCCTGATGCCACACGAGTGGATGTGAATGCCTCTAATCAGTACGCAGAACAAGTACAACAACGTGTTTATCTGGCTGATAACCGTGAGCATAAACAGGCTTTATTAACAGCCGTTATCAACTTAGATGACTGTAAAAGTGCTTTAGTGTTTTGTAATAAAAAAGAACGCGCTGATGAAGTCGCTGACTATCTGCAGTCACAAAACATTTCTGCCCAAGTTGTGCATGGTGAATTTTCACAAGCAGATCGACGCGAACGTACCCGCAAATTTCGCCAGGGTAAAACCAAAGTATTAGTGGCGACTGACGTTGCCTCTCGCGGCCTGGATTTACCACAGGTAAGCCATGTCATTAATTATGACGTGCCATTCCGCGGCGACATCTATATTCACCGAGTGGGCAGAACCGGTCGGGCCGGGCAGTCAGGGATTGCTGTCAATCTAGTGGAAGCACACGATCAAAAAAACCTGGAACGTATCCAGCATCATATCGGCCAAACTCTGCCGGTGGTCAAAATGAAAGGTCTGGCTCCAAAGG
This genomic window contains:
- a CDS encoding DEAD/DEAH box helicase codes for the protein MSFEDLLLEDSLLSAISAQGYTEPTPIQTETIPLILAGQDVLACAATGTGKTAAFVLPLLQKLWDRKQRSHEPVALILAPTRELAFQIQHVIKTFSKQDPIDIAMITGGQAPAAQQKFLDEGCDVIIATPGRLLNLVEQDQADLSLIEFVVIDEADRMLDMGQGPDVATLLASITTAFQTCLFSATLAGAGVEIFANTLLPDATRVDVNASNQYAEQVQQRVYLADNREHKQALLTAVINLDDCKSALVFCNKKERADEVADYLQSQNISAQVVHGEFSQADRRERTRKFRQGKTKVLVATDVASRGLDLPQVSHVINYDVPFRGDIYIHRVGRTGRAGQSGIAVNLVEAHDQKNLERIQHHIGQTLPVVKMKGLAPKGKANKQKSKKSASNRYIAKKDRAPE